One window of the Oncorhynchus gorbuscha isolate QuinsamMale2020 ecotype Even-year linkage group LG17, OgorEven_v1.0, whole genome shotgun sequence genome contains the following:
- the opn6b gene encoding opsin 6, group member b, producing MEDTNIFPPNVSIYRLSAEGETAVGVYLLIIGWLSCLGNGVVILLLVKQRHSLEPQDLLTINLAVSDAGVAIFGYSRGILEVFNLFRDDGLLIKTIWTCQVDGFLIMLFGLISINTLTSISVVRYIKGCQPSYAHYNNHCNVAVVIVAVWLCALFWAGAPLVGWGSYTARKYGTCEIDWVQARFSVSYRLYVILIFTFNFFIPFVVIWFSYVSIIRTVNNSHKSSRGGAVSERENQMERSITTVSLILCSAFLLAWSPYAVISMWSACGHQVPPLHSILASLFAKSASSYNPFIYLGLNSKFRQDFRAQFHCLRHKPDLSHRPDEVQIDLDIMEVNGGVDDLDSGVELGSERGVEERGENQRSPLMPPMIAPAPSHRLFLRKLSDSGRL from the exons ATGGAGGACACCAACATATTCCCTCCTAATGTATCTATCTACAGGTTGTCAGCCGAGGGGGAGACTGCCGTTGGTGTTTACTTGTTGATAATAG GGTGGCTCTCCTGTCTAGGTAATGGAGTGGTGATTCTACTGTTGGTCAAGCAGAGACACAGTCTTGAGCCACAGGACTTACTCACTATCAATCTGGCTGTGTCCGACGCTGGCGTCGCGATCTTCGGCTACTCCAGAGGGATACTGGAAGTCTTCAACTTGTTCAGGGACGACGGCCTGCTGATCAAGACCATCTGGACCTGCCAG GTGGACGGCTTCCTGATCATGCTCTTTGGGCTCATCAGCATCAACACACTGACATCCATCAGTGTCGTTCGCTACATCAAAGGATGCCAGCCCAGCTATG CTCATTATAATAACCACTGTAATGTTGCCGTGGTGATTGTGGCAGTGTGGCTGTGTGCCCTCTTCTGGGCTGGAGCGCCCCTGGTGGGCTGGGGGAGTTACACAG CTCGTAAGTATGGGACGTGTGAGATAGACTGGGTCCAGGCCAGGTTCTCTGTGTCGTACAGACTCTATGTCATCCTCATCTTCACCTTCAACTTTTTCATCCCATTCGTGGTCATATGGTTCTCCTACGTGTCCATCATCCGGACAGTCAACAACAGCCACAAGTCCAGCAGAGGGGGAGCGGTCAGCGAGCGAGAGAATCAGATGGAGCGCAGTATAACAACA gtgTCTCTGATCCTGTGTTCAGCCTTCCTGCTGGCCTGGTCTCCATACGCAGTCATCTCCATGTGGTCTGCCTGTGGTCACCAGGTGCCTCCTCTCCACAGCATCCTGGCCAGCCTGTTTGCTAAGTCAGCCAGCTCCTACAACCCCTTCATCTACCTGGGCCTGAACTCCAAGTTCAGACAAGACTTCAGAGCCCAGTTCCACTGCCTGCGCCACAAACCGGACCTCTCCCACAGGCCCGACGAGGTGCAGATTGACCTGGACATTATGGAGGTGAATGGTGGGGTGGATGACCTGGACTCTGGGGTAGAGCTGGGTAGTGaaaggggtgtggaggagaggggggagaaccaGAGGAGTCCTCTTATGCCCCCGATGATAGCCCCGGCTCCCAGTCATCGCCTGTTCCTGAGGAAACTCAGTGACTCTGGGCGCCTGtga